One Thermoplasmata archaeon DNA window includes the following coding sequences:
- a CDS encoding acetate uptake transporter: MVDSPSVPDYYRPKVEESAQWANPAVLGLMGFGTTTILAGMAVASNATSNGMSLYGVTNAPVYAMAIFFGGIAQLIAGIIALRKGEIFPGTAFIGYGAFWLAFVTLLGGLSIGPYAINTGAPAGWDVAWFFVVWAMFTFSFAINSHKHGIGIAVVFWTLTLAFILLAIDFGILLGQGGTVSTGLWQATGFEIVFTGLAAWFVATGVLASAHYGGKKVIPY, translated from the coding sequence ATGGTAGATTCGCCGTCGGTGCCAGACTACTATAGGCCGAAAGTCGAGGAAAGCGCCCAGTGGGCGAATCCGGCAGTCTTGGGACTGATGGGATTCGGCACCACCACGATACTTGCGGGTATGGCGGTGGCGAGCAATGCGACGTCCAACGGCATGAGCCTCTATGGCGTCACGAATGCACCCGTATATGCGATGGCGATCTTCTTCGGGGGAATCGCTCAGCTGATCGCGGGTATCATCGCCCTACGCAAGGGTGAGATCTTCCCGGGAACAGCGTTCATCGGGTACGGGGCTTTCTGGTTGGCGTTCGTGACGTTGCTCGGGGGCCTGAGCATCGGTCCGTATGCGATAAACACCGGAGCGCCCGCCGGCTGGGACGTTGCCTGGTTCTTCGTCGTGTGGGCGATGTTCACGTTCTCCTTCGCGATCAACTCCCACAAGCACGGGATTGGGATCGCCGTCGTGTTTTGGACGCTGACCCTCGCGTTCATCCTGCTGGCGATTGACTTCGGCATCTTGCTCGGCCAGGGCGGCACGGTCAGCACGGGGCTTTGGCAGGCCACGGGATTCGAGATCGTCTTTACCGGGCTCGCGGCCTGGTTCGTTGCGACGGGCGTCTTGGCGTCTGCGCACTACGGTGGCAAGAAGGTAATCCCGTACTGA
- a CDS encoding FAD-binding oxidoreductase — MRSKRTARPPIPTLPSDPLRWGDGSLAYPPAGIRAIEEYFERELGPATPPTSPSRERPPAAGPSRLTPADVEGLRARVSGPVSIEELDRVCYSFGRSYGELVAWRDRPSVPTTDAVVWPATPAEVQAVLAFASDNDLAVVPWGGGTSLVGGVAPLAGTHRAVITLCLGRVSRPLGIDPRTDSARFEAGAHGPDIERFLGERGVTFAHYPLSFEFSTLGGWISTDSSSQSSSRYGEILDRVTSARWATPTGFYEWKAGEAGPGGIEPRRLLASEGTLGVLVDAGVRLAPAPEKSAVRAVLLPSWAPALGVLRALVADDPRPAIARMSDPEESRFLLTLARGGSPPEEIGGLEGIALRRKIADLSAIVLGIVSFDGSRKNVGRGTYVLEELARQAGGAVLPGGVWPGFGEAWARTRFRAPALRDGLVPDGWVLEGIEATVPWEQAAEIASPVREAVRSAASEFGARARLHLQAGSPTSSTVTLTCTVIYPEPAGRALEAWNAMRAAASAALVEHGAILAQRPGIGRLDRSALGFGLSPAERAEMLAFKATIDPKGVLNPGKFLIP, encoded by the coding sequence ATGCGTTCCAAGCGAACCGCGCGCCCACCGATCCCGACCCTGCCTTCGGACCCCCTGCGATGGGGCGACGGCAGCCTCGCCTACCCTCCCGCGGGGATCCGCGCCATCGAGGAGTACTTCGAGCGGGAGCTCGGTCCTGCAACCCCGCCCACGAGCCCCTCTCGGGAGCGGCCTCCCGCGGCGGGCCCGAGCCGCCTCACTCCCGCCGACGTTGAAGGGCTCCGAGCGCGCGTGTCCGGCCCGGTCTCGATCGAGGAACTCGATCGCGTATGCTATTCCTTCGGCCGATCGTACGGGGAGCTCGTCGCTTGGCGCGACCGCCCCTCGGTTCCGACCACCGACGCGGTGGTATGGCCCGCGACCCCCGCCGAGGTCCAGGCGGTCCTCGCATTCGCCTCGGACAACGACCTGGCCGTGGTTCCCTGGGGCGGCGGCACCAGCCTCGTCGGCGGGGTGGCTCCCCTCGCCGGGACCCACCGGGCCGTGATCACCCTGTGCCTTGGCCGAGTGAGCCGACCCCTTGGCATCGATCCCCGGACCGACTCCGCGCGCTTCGAGGCCGGCGCGCACGGTCCCGATATCGAGCGCTTCCTCGGAGAGCGAGGCGTCACGTTCGCGCACTATCCGCTCTCCTTCGAGTTCTCCACATTGGGGGGCTGGATCTCGACGGATTCCAGCAGCCAATCCTCTAGCCGCTACGGTGAGATCCTCGACCGGGTCACGTCGGCCCGATGGGCAACGCCCACCGGATTCTACGAATGGAAGGCGGGAGAGGCGGGACCCGGAGGGATCGAACCACGACGTCTCCTCGCATCGGAGGGCACTCTCGGAGTGCTCGTGGACGCCGGTGTGCGCCTCGCCCCCGCTCCGGAAAAGAGCGCCGTGCGGGCGGTCCTGCTGCCATCCTGGGCCCCGGCGCTCGGGGTCCTGCGGGCCCTCGTCGCCGACGACCCACGCCCCGCCATCGCGCGGATGTCCGACCCCGAAGAGAGCCGGTTTCTCCTAACGCTCGCCCGCGGGGGATCGCCGCCGGAGGAGATCGGAGGGCTGGAGGGGATCGCGCTCCGGCGCAAGATCGCGGATCTCAGCGCGATCGTTCTCGGCATCGTGAGTTTCGACGGGAGCCGCAAGAACGTCGGGCGCGGCACGTACGTGCTCGAGGAGCTGGCCCGTCAGGCCGGCGGGGCGGTCCTCCCGGGGGGGGTCTGGCCCGGCTTCGGGGAGGCGTGGGCGCGGACGCGGTTCCGGGCGCCCGCTCTGCGGGACGGCCTCGTACCGGATGGCTGGGTGCTCGAAGGCATCGAAGCCACCGTACCATGGGAGCAGGCTGCGGAGATCGCATCCCCCGTACGGGAGGCCGTCCGCTCTGCGGCGTCCGAATTCGGGGCACGCGCCCGCCTCCACCTCCAGGCGGGGTCTCCCACATCCTCAACGGTCACCCTGACCTGTACCGTGATCTATCCCGAACCTGCGGGACGGGCGCTCGAGGCTTGGAATGCGATGCGCGCCGCCGCCAGCGCCGCGCTTGTCGAGCACGGGGCGATCCTAGCTCAGCGGCCCGGGATCGGCCGTCTCGACCGCTCGGCCCTAGGGTTCGGCCTCTCTCCGGCCGAGCGGGCCGAGATGCTTGCGTTCAAGGCAACGATCGATCCGAAGGGGGTGTTGAATCCGGGGAAGTTCCTCATTCCTTGA